Proteins from a single region of Thermodesulfatator atlanticus DSM 21156:
- a CDS encoding DUF6178 family protein, whose product MTTKRKKREETALKAKRKPLWVEAKLPDWREIIAAPSQKAEEIMQSLTLREQLSLILQAPWEVRERLIILSKQADRLVKALPPQEFFWTVKALSPEEAVTLLSMASPTQLQFLFDLDCWHKDRLVLERVLAWLTLMFEASEDVVARWLKQVDFDFLTTLMKRLTEVYKRPDGVDLTEARDWLPPYTLDDMYFINFRLDKFEPLTRRLVEILMEIDPARYRDLMESIIWELPGEVEEMAYRWRRARLADWGVPDYYESLDVYAPQTPDRMRQIDPLYLPAQETEETPPPAFLPAIHTEGVEFFTKVLSGITDWRQIDRLKRELAWLVNKVLIVDIGNIDDIEEARGVFDKVAGYLNIGLEYLSRKNPTEAKHILETYFLEDIFRVAQKLISDLRRYAHEIITQENVDPRIFRHLDEPYASYLKGVTANEANRIMLFLPEKTGTAEEFRPFRSLAEIERVRRVLSEIAYWAPLIQQAFGVPPVWLAEIALKKTNLIEPGDIRWSTLILTALANWLVNESFKFEAVPESLWPSVIEKLLTKKGTGERSVIKEKVKEDVFENFKRLAKEVAPLEEDHLRSFLNFCFFRAEEEFAFADKENIPEPRYVQCMLIELAK is encoded by the coding sequence ATGACTACCAAACGTAAAAAACGCGAAGAAACCGCTTTAAAGGCCAAGAGAAAACCACTTTGGGTTGAAGCTAAACTGCCTGACTGGCGTGAAATTATTGCTGCTCCTTCCCAAAAAGCCGAAGAAATAATGCAAAGCTTAACCCTTCGCGAACAACTAAGCCTAATCCTTCAGGCTCCGTGGGAAGTTCGCGAAAGGTTAATTATTCTTTCCAAACAGGCTGATCGTCTGGTAAAAGCCCTTCCCCCTCAGGAGTTTTTCTGGACCGTAAAGGCCCTAAGCCCCGAGGAAGCGGTAACCCTTCTTTCCATGGCAAGTCCGACACAGCTCCAGTTTCTCTTTGACCTGGACTGCTGGCATAAGGACAGACTCGTTTTAGAACGAGTGCTTGCCTGGCTTACCCTAATGTTTGAGGCCAGTGAAGATGTAGTGGCCCGCTGGCTCAAACAGGTGGATTTTGATTTTCTGACTACCCTGATGAAACGCCTTACAGAAGTTTATAAACGCCCTGATGGCGTGGATTTAACCGAGGCCCGGGACTGGCTTCCACCTTATACCCTTGATGACATGTATTTTATAAACTTCAGGCTTGATAAGTTCGAACCACTCACCCGACGCTTGGTTGAGATCCTCATGGAAATTGATCCGGCACGTTATCGTGACCTTATGGAATCCATTATCTGGGAGCTTCCTGGAGAAGTAGAAGAAATGGCCTACCGGTGGCGCAGGGCTAGGCTTGCAGATTGGGGAGTGCCTGATTACTACGAATCTCTTGATGTCTATGCCCCGCAGACCCCGGACCGCATGCGCCAGATAGACCCTCTTTATCTTCCCGCTCAGGAGACAGAAGAAACCCCACCACCTGCGTTTTTGCCAGCTATCCATACCGAAGGCGTTGAGTTCTTTACCAAAGTGCTCTCAGGAATCACCGATTGGCGGCAGATTGACCGCCTTAAGCGAGAACTTGCTTGGCTGGTTAACAAGGTCCTCATCGTGGACATTGGCAATATTGACGATATCGAAGAAGCTCGAGGGGTTTTTGATAAAGTAGCCGGCTATTTAAACATTGGCCTTGAGTATCTTTCGCGGAAAAATCCCACCGAAGCCAAACACATTCTTGAGACTTATTTTCTGGAAGATATTTTTCGGGTGGCTCAAAAACTCATTAGTGATTTAAGACGCTATGCCCACGAAATAATCACCCAAGAGAACGTTGATCCTCGTATATTCCGCCACCTGGACGAACCCTATGCCTCTTATCTCAAGGGTGTTACTGCAAACGAAGCAAACCGCATCATGCTTTTTCTGCCGGAAAAAACCGGAACTGCCGAAGAATTCAGGCCTTTCCGCTCTCTTGCTGAAATCGAAAGGGTGCGGCGGGTGCTTTCCGAGATTGCTTATTGGGCGCCGCTCATCCAGCAGGCCTTTGGTGTGCCACCGGTGTGGCTTGCAGAAATCGCCCTTAAAAAGACCAACCTCATTGAGCCAGGCGATATAAGATGGAGCACCCTTATTTTAACGGCCCTTGCGAACTGGCTGGTTAACGAATCTTTTAAGTTTGAAGCAGTCCCTGAAAGCTTGTGGCCTAGCGTTATCGAAAAGTTGCTAACTAAAAAAGGCACCGGTGAGCGAAGTGTTATCAAAGAAAAAGTGAAAGAAGATGTATTTGAAAATTTTAAGCGATTGGCTAAAGAAGTTGCACCTCTTGAAGAAGACCACCTGCGCAGTTTTCTTAATTTTTGCTTCTTCAGGGCGGAGGAAGAATTCGCCTTTGCTGACAAAGAGAATATTCCTGAGCCACGTTATGTCCAGTGCATGCTCATTGAATTAGCCAAATAG
- a CDS encoding YraN family protein — translation MGSFAEKLAVWYFRLKGYHVCAKNWRTRFGELDLVVKKGKTLVFVEVKARRSLRKGSPEEALTPAKKKKILSLAKLYLQKEKPKAQVLRFDLIAVDFSGEKPQLRHYQGVIEDDYQT, via the coding sequence TTGGGTTCTTTCGCGGAAAAGCTGGCCGTATGGTACTTTCGCCTTAAAGGCTACCATGTTTGCGCCAAAAACTGGCGTACCCGCTTTGGAGAGCTGGATCTTGTGGTCAAAAAGGGTAAAACGCTGGTCTTTGTTGAGGTGAAAGCGCGCCGTAGTCTCCGCAAGGGAAGCCCGGAAGAGGCCCTAACGCCTGCCAAAAAGAAAAAAATACTCTCCCTTGCCAAGCTTTACCTACAAAAGGAAAAACCCAAAGCTCAAGTTTTGCGCTTTGACTTAATAGCCGTTGATTTTTCCGGGGAAAAGCCCCAACTTAGACATTACCAAGGGGTGATTGAAGATGACTACCAAACGTAA
- a CDS encoding ribonuclease HII: MFGKPSRWERERQFLGRYRYIAGVDEVGRGALAGPVVAAAVILPLDFDHPHLADSKCLTPEKREELYQIITKEAVSWAVARIENEVIDQIGILKASLQAMAQALEALSPRPELALVDGKFTTPWAGLQKAIIDGDALCRSIAAASIVAKVTRDAIMAEAAKLYPEYSFEKHKGYATRKHLEALKTHGPCPLHRLSFRPLAETERPESLGFFRGKAGRMVLSP; encoded by the coding sequence TTGTTTGGTAAACCTTCTCGTTGGGAAAGAGAAAGACAGTTTTTAGGGCGTTACCGCTACATTGCCGGGGTTGATGAAGTCGGCCGCGGGGCCTTGGCTGGCCCCGTAGTGGCCGCAGCGGTTATTTTGCCCCTTGATTTTGATCACCCTCACTTGGCTGATTCCAAATGTCTTACCCCTGAAAAAAGAGAAGAACTCTATCAGATCATCACTAAAGAGGCTGTTTCCTGGGCAGTGGCCCGTATTGAAAACGAAGTTATTGACCAAATTGGCATTTTGAAGGCAAGCCTACAGGCTATGGCGCAAGCCCTTGAAGCGCTTTCCCCAAGGCCAGAGCTAGCCCTTGTGGATGGTAAATTCACTACTCCATGGGCAGGGCTTCAAAAAGCAATTATTGACGGCGATGCCCTTTGTCGTTCAATAGCTGCGGCTTCCATTGTAGCCAAAGTTACCCGTGATGCTATTATGGCTGAAGCTGCAAAGCTTTATCCTGAGTATAGCTTTGAGAAACACAAAGGCTATGCCACCAGAAAACACCTGGAGGCCTTAAAAACACATGGCCCTTGTCCCCTCCATCGTCTCTCTTTTCGGCCGCTGGCAGAAACCGAAAGACCCGAAAGTCTTGGGTTCTTTCGCGGAAAAGCTGGCCGTATGGTACTTTCGCCTTAA
- the rplS gene encoding 50S ribosomal protein L19 — protein MLPVIREIESEFMRKDLPEFRPGDTVKVYFRIVEGEDKERTQVFQGVVIRKRGSGTGATFTVRKVSYGIGVERTFPLHSPRLEKIEVVKRGKVRRARLYYLRGRTGKAARIKERR, from the coding sequence ATGCTTCCGGTAATCAGAGAAATCGAAAGCGAATTTATGCGGAAAGATTTACCTGAATTTCGCCCTGGAGATACGGTAAAAGTCTATTTCCGTATTGTGGAAGGCGAGGACAAAGAAAGAACCCAGGTCTTTCAGGGAGTTGTTATCAGAAAACGTGGCTCTGGCACAGGTGCCACCTTTACCGTACGCAAGGTCTCTTACGGCATCGGTGTTGAGAGAACTTTTCCGCTTCATTCACCCCGTTTAGAAAAGATAGAAGTAGTCAAGCGCGGTAAAGTGCGTCGTGCTCGTCTTTACTATCTTCGTGGACGTACTGGTAAAGCTGCAAGGATTAAGGAGCGCCGTTAG
- a CDS encoding RNA methyltransferase, giving the protein MPEPRVYVALVHYPVINKEGKIIASSVTNLDIHDISRICRTYGAKAYYIVQPLREQRELVKELIEYWQNGYGRVYNPDREDALKILKVVPALKVALDEIARKEGRVPLLLGTDAREKYANISFARARELVWSGEVILLLLGTAWGLAPKLIEACPYVLEPIRGRGNNYNHLSVRAAAAIILDRLLGESWWKRI; this is encoded by the coding sequence ATGCCTGAACCCCGTGTTTACGTAGCCTTAGTGCATTATCCCGTGATCAACAAAGAAGGTAAAATAATTGCGTCATCTGTTACCAATCTTGATATTCATGATATTTCAAGGATTTGCCGTACCTACGGAGCAAAGGCCTATTACATAGTCCAGCCCCTCAGGGAGCAGCGCGAACTGGTAAAAGAACTCATCGAGTATTGGCAGAATGGCTATGGTAGGGTATATAACCCCGATCGCGAGGACGCTTTGAAGATTTTAAAAGTGGTCCCAGCGCTCAAAGTGGCGCTTGACGAAATAGCAAGAAAAGAAGGACGGGTGCCTTTGCTTTTAGGCACAGATGCCCGTGAAAAATATGCTAATATTAGCTTTGCGCGCGCACGCGAATTGGTATGGAGCGGAGAAGTAATACTTCTCCTTTTAGGCACGGCCTGGGGGCTTGCGCCTAAGTTAATAGAAGCTTGCCCCTACGTGCTTGAACCTATTCGCGGAAGAGGAAATAATTATAATCATCTTTCTGTACGCGCAGCAGCTGCTATTATTTTAGATCGCCTACTTGGCGAAAGCTGGTGGAAAAGGATTTAA
- the trmD gene encoding tRNA (guanosine(37)-N1)-methyltransferase TrmD — protein MRFDIITIFPEYFESPLKVGALKKAQEKGLISINFLNLRDFAFDKHKMVDDRPFGGGEGMVFKPEPLFRAIEKTKREGNPYIVYLSPQGRLLNQKIVRELYEKKHLVLICGRYEGIDERIREHFIHDEISIGDYVVFGGEVAALVIVEAVARLVPGVVGKRDSVEKETFSQGLLKYPQYTRPRNFMGYEVPQVLLSGDHAKIEKWRRQKSLEVTFKRRPDLLKAAELTPEDKEFLKKLGWKEDA, from the coding sequence ATGCGCTTTGATATCATCACGATTTTTCCAGAATACTTTGAAAGTCCGCTAAAAGTAGGAGCTCTCAAAAAAGCCCAAGAAAAAGGTCTTATTTCCATTAATTTCCTAAACTTGCGTGATTTTGCTTTTGACAAACACAAAATGGTTGATGACCGCCCCTTTGGGGGCGGAGAGGGCATGGTCTTTAAGCCCGAGCCCCTTTTTCGAGCCATTGAAAAAACAAAAAGAGAAGGAAACCCTTATATCGTCTATCTTTCCCCTCAAGGGCGCCTTCTCAACCAAAAGATTGTCCGCGAGCTTTACGAAAAAAAGCATCTGGTTCTTATCTGTGGACGCTACGAAGGCATTGACGAAAGAATCCGTGAACACTTTATTCACGACGAAATTTCTATTGGTGATTACGTGGTCTTCGGCGGGGAGGTAGCAGCTCTGGTAATTGTCGAAGCAGTTGCACGCCTGGTGCCAGGGGTGGTTGGCAAACGCGACTCCGTGGAAAAAGAGACCTTTAGCCAAGGGCTCCTTAAATATCCCCAATATACCAGGCCACGAAATTTTATGGGCTATGAGGTCCCTCAGGTTTTGCTCTCAGGTGACCACGCCAAGATAGAAAAATGGCGGCGTCAAAAATCACTTGAAGTCACCTTCAAAAGAAGGCCTGATCTGCTTAAGGCTGCCGAGCTTACCCCTGAAGACAAAGAATTTCTCAAAAAACTGGGATGGAAAGAAGATGCCTGA
- a CDS encoding magnesium transporter CorA family protein: protein MLRIYRTEKGVLSLAPQIERHCWVCLTSPTEEELQYVQETLKILPEFLRYPLDEEETPRIELEEDQLLIILRVPDPRHEEGYVRYETIPIGIIVTDEVIITICLKDNPVFEDFLMAVNRVKNFTLERPVLFLFHLFFSIATLYLRYLRLIDRLINEYEQELYRSMRNKELLKLLNIEKSLVYFNTALRANDIVLSRLQSGRFLRLTEDDLELLEDVQIENRQAIDMAKIFSDILTGTMDAYASVISNNLNVVMKFLTSVTIVLMLPNLVASIYGMNIELPLQHSPHAFFILMGLSFILSGIVVALFIKKKLF, encoded by the coding sequence TTGCTACGGATTTATCGCACGGAAAAAGGCGTTTTGTCCCTTGCGCCGCAAATTGAGCGGCATTGCTGGGTCTGTCTCACCTCTCCCACCGAAGAAGAACTCCAGTATGTCCAAGAAACCCTAAAGATTCTCCCTGAGTTTTTGCGCTATCCACTTGACGAAGAAGAAACCCCCCGTATCGAACTCGAAGAAGACCAACTCTTGATTATTTTGCGGGTGCCAGATCCGCGGCATGAAGAAGGTTACGTGCGCTATGAGACCATCCCTATTGGCATAATTGTTACCGATGAGGTCATCATAACTATCTGCCTGAAAGATAATCCCGTATTCGAAGATTTCTTGATGGCAGTAAACAGGGTGAAAAATTTTACCCTTGAACGCCCGGTACTATTTCTTTTTCATCTCTTTTTTTCCATTGCCACCCTTTATCTTCGTTATCTCCGCTTGATAGACAGGCTCATTAACGAATACGAGCAAGAGCTTTACCGCTCTATGCGCAACAAAGAGCTTCTTAAGCTGCTCAATATCGAAAAAAGCTTGGTCTATTTCAACACGGCCTTAAGGGCCAATGATATTGTCTTAAGTCGCCTGCAGTCTGGTCGTTTCTTAAGGCTTACCGAAGACGATCTTGAGCTTTTAGAAGATGTTCAGATTGAAAACCGCCAGGCCATTGACATGGCCAAGATCTTTAGCGACATCTTGACAGGCACCATGGATGCCTATGCTTCGGTGATTTCCAACAACCTCAACGTGGTGATGAAATTTTTGACCTCGGTCACTATTGTGCTCATGCTGCCTAATCTTGTGGCAAGTATTTACGGCATGAATATCGAGCTTCCTCTTCAGCATTCACCCCATGCCTTTTTCATCCTGATGGGCCTTTCTTTTATCCTGTCTGGAATTGTAGTGGCTTTATTCATCAAAAAGAAACTTTTCTGA
- the uppP gene encoding undecaprenyl-diphosphatase UppP, with amino-acid sequence MTYTDAILLGVLQGITEFLPISSSGHLILAEKFFQVKGQSLTFDVFLHLGTLLAVLLYFWRDWLRIISFGRAPGQNPKLLFYLIFATIPGALAGVMLEDLVATVFRSPLRVAIMLMIMSIPMVVAEIFARKEKSIDELTLPKALAIGCAQAIAVIPGTSRSGITMSAGLLVGLKREEAARFSFLLSAPIIAGAGLFESLKVLKAGEGFSLVYLCGFVASFVSGILVIAWLLRFLRNHTFYPFVAYRILLAALIFWWVFLNA; translated from the coding sequence ATGACTTATACCGATGCTATCCTATTAGGAGTCCTTCAGGGGATTACGGAATTTTTGCCCATCTCAAGCTCAGGGCATCTCATCCTTGCGGAAAAATTTTTCCAGGTAAAAGGCCAGAGCCTTACCTTTGACGTATTCCTACATTTAGGGACGCTTCTGGCAGTGCTTTTGTATTTCTGGCGTGATTGGCTAAGGATCATCTCCTTTGGCCGTGCCCCTGGCCAGAATCCCAAACTTCTCTTTTATCTTATTTTTGCTACCATTCCCGGGGCTTTAGCAGGGGTTATGCTTGAAGACTTGGTGGCTACGGTTTTTCGTTCGCCATTAAGGGTAGCTATTATGCTGATGATAATGTCAATTCCCATGGTGGTGGCAGAGATTTTTGCCCGAAAAGAAAAAAGTATCGACGAGCTTACTTTGCCAAAGGCCCTTGCTATTGGATGCGCCCAGGCCATTGCAGTCATCCCAGGGACCTCTCGAAGTGGCATTACCATGTCAGCCGGGCTTTTAGTAGGGCTTAAGCGCGAAGAAGCAGCACGTTTTTCCTTTTTGCTCTCAGCTCCTATCATTGCCGGGGCAGGGCTTTTTGAAAGTTTAAAAGTGCTCAAAGCTGGCGAAGGATTCTCTTTGGTTTATCTCTGTGGTTTTGTGGCTTCGTTTGTCTCAGGTATTTTGGTCATCGCATGGCTTCTTCGCTTTTTGCGCAATCACACCTTTTATCCCTTTGTGGCTTATCGTATACTTTTGGCAGCCCTAATCTTTTGGTGGGTTTTTTTAAATGCTTAA
- a CDS encoding S1C family serine protease, whose product MLKKTFVVFFLFFLVSSAVAKERSQNLFTKLNKKIVTVIAAPVETDFLRSDTLPAGVASGVLVSSQGHVLVPAFLVQGARWIDVVFYDGTFLGGKLLGVDRLSGLALLKVKLPKKILPVSLARQDVYLGQDLFLVTRPRFKLCMRKTTVIEAPASVKFSFGTLASFYATDLNISFCGSGPVFNEQGELVGFALNLPNFKFSSGQKLVPSHLMRLVISDLMEKERVVWPWLGIEGLSLNPSLVKLLDLPFSQGLLITKVLPGSPARKVGLRGARKKVSLGNVIYPLGGDIIISIDGQRVTSQAKLEKIIFAKSPGDLVTIKYWRGKKMHKLDLYLGRRSFLRP is encoded by the coding sequence ATGCTTAAAAAGACATTTGTGGTTTTTTTTCTCTTTTTTCTGGTTTCATCCGCAGTTGCTAAAGAAAGATCTCAAAATCTTTTCACAAAACTCAATAAAAAAATCGTCACCGTTATCGCTGCTCCTGTTGAAACTGACTTTTTACGTAGTGACACCCTGCCTGCTGGGGTAGCAAGTGGGGTTTTGGTGTCTTCTCAGGGGCATGTATTAGTGCCTGCCTTTTTGGTTCAGGGAGCGCGTTGGATTGACGTTGTCTTTTATGATGGGACTTTCCTAGGCGGAAAACTCCTTGGGGTGGACCGCTTAAGCGGGCTTGCGCTTTTGAAAGTCAAGTTACCCAAAAAAATACTGCCTGTTTCTTTGGCACGCCAAGACGTTTATCTTGGTCAAGATCTCTTTTTGGTAACCAGGCCTCGCTTCAAGTTGTGCATGCGTAAGACCACGGTCATTGAGGCCCCGGCAAGCGTGAAATTCTCCTTTGGGACTTTGGCAAGCTTTTATGCCACAGATCTCAATATTTCCTTTTGCGGATCAGGCCCGGTATTCAATGAGCAGGGAGAGCTTGTTGGTTTTGCCCTTAATTTACCAAATTTTAAATTTTCAAGCGGGCAAAAGCTAGTCCCCTCTCATCTGATGCGCCTGGTAATATCAGATCTTATGGAAAAAGAGCGGGTAGTTTGGCCCTGGCTGGGTATTGAAGGGCTTTCTCTTAATCCTTCTCTCGTGAAATTGCTTGATTTGCCATTTAGCCAAGGCCTTTTGATCACAAAGGTGCTACCAGGAAGTCCAGCCCGCAAAGTGGGCTTAAGAGGCGCTCGCAAAAAGGTGTCGTTAGGAAACGTAATTTATCCCTTGGGTGGAGACATTATTATTTCTATTGACGGCCAAAGGGTAACTTCTCAGGCTAAACTTGAAAAAATCATTTTTGCCAAATCCCCAGGAGATCTGGTAACAATAAAATATTGGCGTGGTAAAAAGATGCACAAGTTAGATCTTTATCTTGGAAGGAGGAGCTTTCTTAGGCCATGA
- a CDS encoding class I SAM-dependent methyltransferase gives MIKIPENIKPLYEKLSEKYSLEVEPLNIRGKVINIVKPANIEELIPEDPFEKVENFPFWIKIWEAAIVLADFMATIKPVNRVLEIGAGLGVVGLTAAAFGHKEVVITDYEDECLDFLRLNAALNNLANVKVEKLDWRKPKDLGSFDIIVGAEVVFSGRFFESLYQLFHKYLVPGGVVYLAHDKERMRTLAPFLYLAEKEFEQAVSQRKLRADDEVYEIVISRLIPRKGTMETNSSA, from the coding sequence ATGATAAAAATTCCTGAAAATATTAAACCCCTTTATGAGAAGCTTAGCGAAAAATATAGCCTTGAGGTTGAACCGCTAAATATTCGCGGAAAAGTTATAAACATTGTCAAACCTGCCAATATCGAGGAACTAATCCCTGAAGATCCTTTTGAAAAAGTAGAAAACTTCCCCTTTTGGATAAAAATTTGGGAAGCTGCCATTGTTCTAGCCGATTTTATGGCCACCATAAAACCTGTTAACAGGGTCCTTGAAATCGGAGCGGGGTTAGGGGTGGTAGGTCTAACAGCCGCAGCCTTTGGTCACAAAGAAGTCGTTATAACCGATTACGAAGATGAATGTCTGGATTTTTTGAGACTTAACGCTGCTCTTAACAATTTGGCTAATGTAAAGGTTGAAAAACTTGATTGGCGCAAGCCCAAAGATCTAGGCTCCTTTGACATTATTGTTGGAGCAGAAGTTGTTTTTAGCGGCCGCTTTTTTGAGTCCCTTTATCAGCTATTCCATAAATACCTTGTTCCTGGGGGAGTAGTTTATCTTGCCCATGATAAAGAACGCATGCGCACCCTTGCCCCTTTTCTTTATCTCGCAGAAAAAGAATTTGAACAGGCAGTTAGCCAGCGCAAATTACGCGCAGACGATGAGGTTTACGAGATCGTTATCTCGCGTCTTATCCCGCGTAAAGGCACTATGGAAACCAATAGCTCTGCCTGA
- a CDS encoding selenium metabolism-associated LysR family transcriptional regulator produces MVDPRKLEAFVVLVETKSFSETAARINLSQPTVSGHIKSLEEYFGLRLFDRSTREVNPTRAGLFLYEWARKILELYRQMEKEISDFKGVRTGRIEVGGSTIPGQYILPFILAEFQKEHPEISIFLKVGDTAQIINDLLNGKIEIGMVGAKDGPSNIAFKPIFPDEIILVGLPQNEPSSPLTLKELLDLPLIGREPGSGTWATVLKALKKHRISPEKLNIVVQMGSTEAVKQAIKAGLGYSFLSKRAVESELTKGELAEIPVEKLAIKRNFYLIHHKERELSPASRAFLAFCENKTQEEK; encoded by the coding sequence TTGGTAGATCCACGCAAACTCGAAGCCTTTGTCGTGTTGGTTGAAACCAAAAGCTTTTCAGAGACTGCCGCAAGGATTAATCTCTCTCAACCCACGGTCTCAGGTCATATCAAATCCCTTGAAGAATACTTTGGTTTAAGACTGTTTGACCGTAGCACACGTGAAGTAAACCCTACGAGAGCAGGGCTTTTTCTATATGAATGGGCCCGCAAAATTCTTGAACTTTACCGCCAGATGGAAAAAGAAATAAGTGATTTTAAAGGTGTGCGCACTGGACGGATCGAAGTAGGCGGAAGCACCATACCTGGCCAATACATCCTGCCGTTTATTTTGGCTGAGTTCCAAAAAGAGCATCCGGAAATATCTATTTTCCTTAAGGTGGGAGATACCGCCCAGATCATAAATGATTTGCTTAATGGAAAAATAGAAATTGGCATGGTGGGAGCTAAAGATGGCCCTAGCAATATTGCCTTTAAGCCTATTTTTCCTGATGAAATTATCCTAGTTGGTCTTCCTCAAAACGAACCCTCTTCCCCTCTAACGCTTAAAGAACTTCTTGATCTTCCCCTTATAGGAAGAGAACCAGGCTCAGGAACATGGGCTACGGTGCTAAAGGCTCTTAAAAAACATAGAATTTCTCCAGAAAAGCTGAATATCGTGGTTCAGATGGGTTCCACGGAGGCGGTAAAACAGGCTATTAAAGCAGGCCTTGGTTATTCTTTTCTTTCTAAAAGGGCCGTTGAAAGCGAATTAACCAAGGGCGAACTTGCAGAAATACCTGTGGAAAAATTAGCCATAAAAAGAAATTTCTACCTGATTCACCATAAAGAAAGGGAGTTATCGCCCGCTTCCAGGGCCTTTTTAGCTTTTTGTGAAAATAAAACCCAGGAAGAAAAATGA
- a CDS encoding GGDEF domain-containing protein, which translates to MIDICELTSVLEIALLFERKNIDCLFIKDKGILAYYLLKENVFEKLYKEVYKSRIHVNPLTGLPANLVIEQTIDKLLSKNSPFFVGYLDIDNFKSFNDAYGFIAGDNLIKRTAFFLNRTLQETYHHDAFVGHIGGDDFVFIVKTTDEITLKYTLLKLLSLLEENSMIFYDSTSVKRGYFIARDRNGNLQKFPLASFSIVVVRGDNKATVHEISKAAARLKKKAKEVYGSAILFEIERKGKTTIERVYPLEKKEKLVAGGGFEPPTFGL; encoded by the coding sequence GTGATAGATATTTGTGAGCTTACCAGTGTTTTGGAGATAGCTCTTTTATTTGAGAGAAAAAATATAGACTGTCTTTTTATAAAAGATAAAGGTATCTTAGCCTATTATCTTTTAAAAGAAAATGTCTTTGAAAAACTTTACAAAGAAGTTTATAAGTCCCGCATTCACGTAAATCCGCTTACTGGCCTTCCTGCCAATCTCGTTATTGAACAAACAATCGATAAATTGCTATCTAAGAACTCTCCCTTTTTTGTAGGGTATCTAGATATTGACAATTTTAAGTCATTTAATGATGCTTATGGCTTTATTGCAGGGGATAATTTAATCAAAAGAACTGCTTTTTTCTTAAACAGAACCCTGCAAGAAACCTATCATCATGATGCCTTCGTTGGGCATATAGGAGGAGATGATTTTGTATTTATTGTTAAAACTACTGATGAAATCACTTTAAAGTATACCTTATTAAAACTTCTTTCCCTTTTAGAGGAAAATAGCATGATTTTTTATGACAGCACTTCTGTAAAACGAGGCTATTTTATAGCACGGGATAGGAACGGTAACCTTCAAAAATTTCCTTTAGCTTCATTTTCAATAGTAGTTGTGCGAGGAGACAACAAAGCAACTGTACATGAAATTTCTAAGGCTGCTGCTAGATTGAAAAAGAAGGCCAAGGAAGTCTATGGTTCTGCAATTCTTTTTGAAATAGAAAGAAAGGGAAAAACAACGATTGAGAGGGTATATCCACTTGAAAAAAAAGAAAAACTGGTTGCGGGGGGCGGATTTGAACCGCCGACCTTCGGGTTATGA
- a CDS encoding arsenate reductase ArsC — MKRVLFLCTENACRSQMAEALTNFFYPEEFKAFSAGIRPRGVNPLARQVLEEIGINTDQLRSKHLDEFMGQEFDLVVTLCDSAAENCPHFAKAKKTIHYPFPDPAKSSDLEAFRRVRDMIKEALPEILAKA; from the coding sequence ATGAAAAGAGTACTTTTTCTCTGTACCGAAAATGCATGTCGCTCCCAGATGGCTGAAGCTTTAACAAACTTTTTTTATCCAGAAGAATTCAAAGCCTTTTCAGCGGGGATAAGGCCAAGGGGCGTAAACCCTCTAGCCCGCCAGGTTCTCGAAGAAATTGGCATAAATACCGATCAACTTAGGAGCAAGCATCTCGACGAGTTTATGGGCCAAGAATTTGACTTGGTGGTAACGCTTTGCGACAGTGCCGCTGAAAATTGCCCCCATTTTGCCAAGGCTAAAAAGACTATTCACTATCCCTTCCCGGATCCGGCCAAAAGCAGCGATTTGGAAGCATTCCGACGGGTAAGAGACATGATAAAAGAGGCTTTGCCAGAAATCCTGGCAAAAGCCTAA